In Anseongella ginsenosidimutans, one genomic interval encodes:
- a CDS encoding D-glycero-alpha-D-manno-heptose-1,7-bisphosphate 7-phosphatase, with the protein MNKAVFLDRDGVLNRELGDYVCRLEDFEVLPDVAKALRILRDRGFLLIVVTNQGGIAKGWYSHEVLHRMHEKLREELSREGVTLSEIYYSPQHPLHTGNSLCRKPGSLMLEKALARFDIDPSRSYLIGDRERDVEAAEKVGIHGILIESDQSLLSIMDEIN; encoded by the coding sequence ATGAATAAAGCAGTCTTTTTAGATCGTGATGGTGTTTTGAACCGGGAACTGGGAGATTACGTTTGCCGGCTGGAAGATTTTGAGGTATTGCCGGACGTAGCAAAGGCATTGAGGATACTCCGGGACAGAGGATTCCTGTTGATCGTGGTAACTAATCAGGGAGGGATCGCCAAAGGCTGGTACAGCCATGAAGTGCTGCATCGCATGCATGAAAAACTCAGGGAAGAATTAAGCAGGGAAGGGGTAACGCTGAGCGAAATCTATTATTCTCCGCAGCATCCCCTGCATACGGGGAACTCGCTCTGCAGAAAACCAGGTTCGCTAATGCTGGAAAAAGCGCTGGCCAGGTTTGATATTGATCCTTCGCGTTCCTATTTGATCGGGGACAGGGAGCGGGATGTGGAGGCCGCTGAAAAAGTGGGAATTCATGGAATTTTGATCGAAAGCGATCAGTCCCTGCTGAGTATTATGGACGAAATAAATTAA